DNA from Strigops habroptila isolate Jane chromosome 2, bStrHab1.2.pri, whole genome shotgun sequence:
AGCAATTACCATGCATGAGAACTAATTGCACTGCTTAGTATTTGCCAAATGAGTTGCAGGGCACCTagaaataaagcacagagagaaatcCAAGGTGTCGTGAAAACTAAAGCAGACAGCAGTGTTAATGATTgctgtgtgttatcagcagaTTGCTTTCTgcctcttaaagaaaaaaatgatctTGAAATAAAACTCTTTTCAACAACATTGAACCAAAGTCTTTATTTTGACTCCTAGGACTGAGGTAGTGTTATAGCATAGGAATTCTGGTAATGGTTTTCTAATCTGTTATGGAAACAGATGTTGTGGAAGAAGCAATACTGTATGATTTAAGTCTTGACATCATCATCgaagcacagaaaatgctgcttttttctgcttgaagAGTGTGGGAATTGTACATATTCTTATGTGAGGTGGTAATTTTTTAAGAATTGCTACAAAGCATGTTGTTTTGCGCTTCTTAAGGAGTGAGACTGAGCACACTAAGGAAGTTGTCAAGCCATATGATTGGACTTACACAACAGACTACAAAGGAACACTGCTGGGAGATACTGCAACATTAAAGGTAACCATTTTCTCCTTGTTAAATGCTGGTTGCAGACTGTTTCAGTCAaacacaaacactttttttttaagactgtcATTTACCTTTCAATAGGCATTTGTAAAATCTTTCATGTTCCTAGTTTCTGACTGCAAAGTATAGTTTGGGCTTTCCATGTCTCAGCATGTTATCCTAATCAAATCATGTCGTTAGTAactgggttggtttgggttttttaaagcaatttggGATTGTATAAAAGGGTGCTGTTGTGTCCCTTAGTGAGGGCATACTCGGAGAGCAAAACTCTTCAGTGCTAAAAATCATGCTGGATGCCCCTCTGAAGCCCTGAGGTCCTTACACGCAATGGAACTATTAACTGCAATTCTCTACTACCTTTACTCTCTGTGGGTTGCCTGTTTGTCTAAGCAGATATGTAGATCTGGCTGCTTTCTTCAATggctttatgtttttttctgcaacagCAAAAGCATATTTATACCTACAGGCCCTCccttgtctttaaaataaaaaaaaattgggacTGAAGTTCCcaatttctctttgctgtatACAGATTGCTTGCTACTAAGCAGATACTCTGTATTAAGAGTTATAGATCACTTGACTTATTCTGGAATTAAAagtgcagcacagaaataaatgatgtCTTGTTGGCCTGTAGTCTTGAGGCGGTGGAAGCATATGAGTGTATATGGAGATCATGAGATGGAAAATGTATAGGTACTTGATTTCCATGGAGAGGCTTTATTAGAATTCTGTTCAGGGCTTGTAGTGGACTAGAGATATCAGATGCATGGAATCTTGTTTATAACCCAGAACTTCAAATCTtcatcttcaaatattttgcaatacAGAAATTGAGTAGAATTGTTTGCAGCAGAAACCCCACTGAGCCTGTACCTAGAGGAAAGGTTATTCAGAATTTTCTATTCTTGGTGTTGCTTTGATTGATGTTTCCTCTTGGAAACTTTGGGTTTaattttaacttattttcttagaagttttgcatgttttaaacTTAGTGCCctaaaagctttttcctttctaaaactAGCAACTGTGGGATTTACAGATCAGGACAAACTTTACGTAGCTTGGCAACAAATTAACATGCTACCTGttcttaaatctttttctttaggtCGTTCCTACAACAGAACacataaatacagagaaattgaaAGCCAGGGAACAAATTATGTTTTTTGAAGAAGTACTTCTGTTTGAAGATGAACTTCATGATCATGGAGTATCGAGTTTGAGTGTAAAAATAGTGAGTAGTGAGAGGTGTATTGAGACACTTGGTGACTCAGTTGGTTAACATATGCaatgcagcctttttttttttttccccccatgttTTTCCTTATGGgatttaaagtttaaaatgcaaagttttTTATCCACACTCTTAGAAATACCATCTGACTGGAAATTATGTTGTATTGAAATCTGTCTGTTGGTTGCTTCAGGGAACagtcttttccctcttcctgcaTCCTGCCAAAGAATCTTTTGAGGCACTGTCTGCCCTGCTGTCCAATGATAGCTGTAGCATATCAACAGCCCAAATTTCGACTTTACTACTGAAAGCTCCTCATACCGTCTTTCACTGTGAATATCTGAGGTAGCTGAGTGCACACTTAAAGTAGAACTTTGTGATATGCTGaatgaaacatctttttttccttttcgCAGAGAGTTATGCCTTCCAGCTTTTTTGTCCTGTTGAGGTTTTTCTTGCGAGTTGATGGGGTACTTATCAGGATGAATGATACAAGGCTTTATCACGAGGTAAACCCTTCTTCTCCATCACGAATGTTTTACAGATGCTCCTTTGTTATGTTACTTCCAGAGAAGACTTGCTGATATTCCTGTTGTTTAATACTGATGTTTGGGGTATAGAGGTTGCCTGAACTGAGCTTTCAAGTGTATTTATTATTGTGGTGGTGCTGAAATAGTAGCCAAGTGCTGAATGCCGTGGGGGCTAGCTAGGTATTGTATGAGCAGAGTAGGCTACCCCTTGCGTCCAGTTAtcacttaaatatattttgcagaCACAGATTAGAGAAGAAGTACAAGAGGGAAAATAGGCAACAGTAAATGGTGTGATAttgttcttttccttgtctCCAAGTCCAGGCTTTTTGGCTTGTCTAACATACGACTGCAAGTTTTAACTGTCCATACTACATTTGAGTTCTAGTATCTCAAACATAATACAGAGCATAACAGTTGTTTGCTTATTCTGTCGAGCTGTATTTGTACTAATGCCGGAGTGCCAGCTGAGTAAAGATTAACAAGCATATTTagtcacagatttttttttcctaaatgcatGCAGAAGGGCAATTTTGAGGAAAGAGAACATTGCTGAATATCTGTCTTCATGAGTTTGAACATCCGTTTCTGCTCCTAGTGACAATCTGTGGTCAACCAAATTCAAAAGCTTACAAAAttcaatgtatttaaaatgctctttttgcACTGATAGGTGATAATTTGGTAATTaaatttagtctttttttttttttccttaggctGACAAGGCCTACATGTTGCGAGAATACACctccagagaaagcaaaatatcaaGTTTAAAGgtactgcattttttaaatggtttttggttggtttc
Protein-coding regions in this window:
- the TIPRL gene encoding TIP41-like protein isoform X2; the protein is MHPVFQSSRRDFTFGPWKLSAARTHIMKSAQAERLADELHMPSLPEMMFGDNILRIQHDRGFGIEFNATDALKCVNNCQGMIKVACAEEWQESRSETEHTKEVVKPYDWTYTTDYKGTLLGDTATLKVVPTTEHINTEKLKAREQIMFFEEVLLFEDELHDHGVSSLSVKIRVMPSSFFVLLRFFLRVDGVLIRMNDTRLYHEADKAYMLREYTSRESKISSLKLCTGISRGRY